The genomic window ttcagatacagtattagggaccactaaggtctatataaaagagacttcagatacagtattaggggaccactgaggtctgtgtttttgtaatacaGTAAACGCCCAGAGACCACCGAAGTGTAACATTGTATACACATTGTGAGTCCAAGTTGTGACTTGGTTtccgccccccccccagtgATGATGCAGAGTTCCTGTGGAGGCTGGCCCGGGCGTCTCGGGACCTGTCCGAACTGCCCAACATGGAGGACGGACGGAAGAAGCAGCTGATATTCGAGGGCTTCGAATTTGCAAAGAAGGCACTTGAGAAGGATGAGAAGTGTTTCGCAGCACACAAAGTAAGACGCTGGTTTCACTGATTTCACTGATTCTTTGCTAACATTTGCATCTGTAGCATATCGCCAAGTTCATCAAATCCTTACATGACACGGCAGATTATTTTAAAGGAGCTGTAAAAAGACACCAAGCTCTGATTGGaccactctttctctctaacaGTGGTATGCAGTATGTCTCAGTGATGTAGGTGAATACGAGGGGGTCAAGGTGAAAATT from Etheostoma cragini isolate CJK2018 unplaced genomic scaffold, CSU_Ecrag_1.0 ScbMSFa_3883, whole genome shotgun sequence includes these protein-coding regions:
- the LOC117940972 gene encoding regulator of microtubule dynamics protein 1-like, translating into LGFRPPPSDDAEFLWRLARASRDLSELPNMEDGRKKQLIFEGFEFAKKALEKDEKCFAAHKWYAVCLSDVGEYEGVKVKIGNSYIIREHLEKAIQLNPKDATSLHILGYW